Proteins co-encoded in one Candidatus Thiodictyon syntrophicum genomic window:
- a CDS encoding type II secretion system F family protein: MPKYFYKAVKLDGEAVEGELEAADEAAVISALQAQGLLPLETRSAGGLRARLGRTRRRRLNQKEIGILTRELATLIEAGLTLDRSLQVLIELTPEGHLVRVLSDLQDRVRGGATFSSALEAQEGQFPRLYINMVKAGEAGGALDQVLDRLADYLERTAELRQTVTSALVYPSILLFVAFTSVILLLVFVVPQFTALFQDMGAALPLSTRIVVGAGDLFRNYWWAMLAAVALIALVLERWMQDEQVRDRLDHRILGLPLFGDLIWKMETARLAHTLATLLKNGLPLLSALTLAKEVVSNRKISHLLDEAGEDLKHGRGLAGPLVRLKALPDLALQMIRVGEESGALDAMLAKVANIYDRETRNSVQSMLTLLEPVLIIGLGVVVAGIIISILMAILGANELVG; this comes from the coding sequence GTGCCCAAATATTTCTATAAAGCCGTCAAGCTCGACGGCGAAGCGGTAGAGGGCGAGTTGGAGGCGGCCGACGAGGCCGCCGTCATCAGTGCCCTCCAGGCCCAGGGCCTGCTGCCGTTGGAGACCCGCTCCGCCGGGGGCCTGCGCGCCCGCCTGGGCCGCACCCGGCGCCGCCGCCTGAACCAGAAAGAGATCGGCATCCTGACCCGGGAACTCGCCACCCTGATCGAGGCCGGTCTGACCTTGGACCGTTCGCTGCAGGTCTTGATCGAACTGACCCCGGAGGGCCACCTGGTGCGGGTCCTCTCCGACCTGCAAGACCGGGTGCGCGGCGGCGCCACCTTCTCCAGTGCCCTGGAGGCCCAGGAGGGCCAGTTCCCGCGCCTGTATATCAACATGGTCAAGGCGGGGGAGGCCGGCGGCGCCCTGGATCAGGTCCTGGATCGCCTGGCCGACTACCTGGAGCGGACCGCGGAGCTGCGCCAGACCGTCACCTCCGCCCTGGTCTACCCCTCGATCCTGCTCTTTGTCGCCTTCACCTCGGTCATCCTGCTCCTGGTCTTCGTGGTGCCCCAGTTCACCGCCCTGTTCCAGGACATGGGCGCGGCCCTGCCGCTGTCGACCCGGATCGTCGTGGGCGCCGGCGACCTCTTCCGCAACTACTGGTGGGCCATGCTCGCCGCCGTGGCCCTGATCGCCCTGGTCTTGGAGCGCTGGATGCAGGACGAGCAGGTCCGTGACCGCCTGGACCACCGCATCCTCGGTCTGCCGCTCTTCGGCGACCTGATCTGGAAGATGGAGACCGCGCGCCTCGCCCACACCCTCGCCACCCTGCTCAAGAACGGCCTGCCGCTCTTGAGCGCCCTGACACTGGCCAAGGAGGTGGTCAGCAACCGCAAGATCTCCCATCTCCTGGACGAGGCGGGTGAGGACCTCAAACACGGCCGCGGCCTCGCCGGCCCCCTGGTCCGGCTCAAGGCCCTGCCGGACCTGGCCCTGCAGATGATCCGCGTCGGCGAGGAATCCGGCGCACTCGACGCCATGCTCGCCAAGGTCGCCAACATCTATGACCGGGAGACCCGCAATAGCGTCCAGTCCATGCTGACGCTCCTGGAGCCGGTGCTCATCATCGGCCTGGGCGTGGTGGTCGCCGGCATCATCATCTCCATCCTGATGGCGATTTTGGGGGCGAATGAACTGGTGGGGTGA
- a CDS encoding Uma2 family endonuclease encodes MEAYKLSTIADLMESPEERVELINGEIVRRPMARAEHGIVQHRAGVELGPCDRKSGPGGWWIITEVSVNYDLHQCPSHDLAGWRNERMPERPHGVIELTPDWVCEILSPGHERKDTLTIFLLLQRHRVPFYWLIWPEDRTLVAYRLDGDHYRVIATLSEPVRARIPPFDEIELDLAYLLGE; translated from the coding sequence ATGGAAGCATACAAACTCAGTACCATCGCCGACCTGATGGAGAGCCCCGAGGAGCGGGTCGAGTTGATCAACGGGGAGATCGTCCGCCGCCCCATGGCGCGCGCCGAGCACGGGATCGTGCAGCACCGTGCCGGGGTCGAACTGGGTCCCTGCGACCGCAAGTCCGGCCCCGGCGGTTGGTGGATCATCACCGAGGTCAGCGTCAACTACGACCTCCACCAGTGCCCCAGCCATGACCTGGCCGGTTGGCGCAACGAGCGTATGCCCGAGCGCCCGCACGGCGTCATTGAGCTGACGCCCGACTGGGTGTGCGAGATCCTCTCCCCCGGGCACGAGCGCAAGGACACATTGACGATCTTTCTGCTCCTGCAACGCCACCGTGTGCCCTTTTACTGGCTGATCTGGCCCGAGGACCGCACGCTGGTCGCCTACCGGCTCGACGGTGATCACTATCGGGTCATCGCGACCCTCTCCGAGCCGGTGCGGGCGCGCATCCCGCCCTTCGATGAGATCGAACTGGATCTCGCTTATCTCTTGGGCGAGTGA
- a CDS encoding PEP-CTERM sorting domain-containing protein has protein sequence MKISRCTTARWCPSRGIVVFLGLFGIVLAPPVVQAVPLNGNLSITGSVSYDTGYAQSNLTGTGTQSGDMKVIQGGASTSSTFIDASITGSNPLNGNLTELGDGFDFSGNALADDAGSYGTGIDIGLTVANHSATDTYKITFTITFDNRVNSSGSDAYAHSNFSVFDRDAGQTLFFTDLMSDTLFGNKNGGVSNGIFGGVMTETGSASFAITLLAGQSVIFDPSLHDLSWTLNGSAGTGSASSATLSTFLSITSVETQNAAPEPAAMVLFGIGLAGLRALRRRRRPQPAN, from the coding sequence ATGAAGATCAGCCGATGCACGACCGCTCGGTGGTGTCCGTCGAGAGGGATCGTCGTCTTTCTGGGCCTGTTCGGCATCGTGCTCGCCCCGCCGGTGGTCCAGGCCGTGCCTTTAAATGGCAACCTGTCCATTACGGGCAGCGTCAGCTACGACACGGGCTATGCTCAGTCCAACCTGACTGGTACGGGTACCCAAAGCGGCGATATGAAGGTCATCCAGGGCGGGGCATCCACCTCCAGCACCTTCATTGATGCCTCCATCACCGGCAGTAACCCATTGAACGGCAACCTTACCGAGCTGGGTGACGGCTTCGATTTCTCAGGTAACGCATTGGCAGATGACGCTGGTTCGTACGGTACCGGAATCGATATCGGCCTCACTGTGGCAAACCACTCCGCCACCGACACCTATAAAATCACTTTCACCATTACTTTCGACAACAGGGTAAACTCGAGCGGTTCAGATGCCTACGCCCACTCCAACTTTTCCGTGTTCGATCGGGACGCCGGCCAGACCCTGTTCTTCACCGACCTGATGAGTGATACCCTCTTTGGAAACAAAAATGGGGGCGTGTCGAACGGAATCTTTGGCGGGGTAATGACGGAAACGGGCTCTGCAAGCTTTGCGATCACCCTGCTCGCCGGTCAATCGGTCATCTTCGACCCCAGCCTGCACGACCTTTCGTGGACTCTGAATGGTTCTGCCGGCACGGGTTCCGCCTCCTCGGCCACCCTCAGCACCTTTCTCTCCATCACCTCGGTTGAGACGCAGAACGCCGCCCCCGAGCCAGCCGCCATGGTCCTGTTTGGCATCGGGTTAGCGGGACTGAGGGCGCTGCGTCGGCGCCGCCGCCCGCAACCTGCGAATTGA
- a CDS encoding phage tail protein, with product MSSNARLATAALATLSLAAAAWSPNAGACGNEPFIGEICIVPYNFAPLGYAFTDGRILSIAENTALYSLLGGTYGGDGRTNFALPDTRGRVIIGAGQGPGTSNYWLGEKGGTENVTLTVSQMPTHTHSAATSIAIKARGVSAAGNADGPGGNAWAAKARVGQYSTSAPDVDMTAGAIQVSSVSTTVGSAGGNLPFSIVQPYLVLNPIIALYGIYPSRN from the coding sequence ATGTCGTCCAATGCCCGCCTCGCCACCGCCGCCCTGGCCACCCTCTCCCTGGCCGCCGCTGCCTGGAGCCCCAACGCCGGCGCCTGTGGCAATGAACCTTTCATAGGCGAAATCTGCATCGTCCCCTACAACTTCGCACCTCTTGGCTATGCCTTCACAGACGGCCGGATTCTGTCCATAGCCGAGAACACCGCATTGTACTCCCTGCTCGGCGGCACCTACGGCGGCGATGGCCGGACCAACTTCGCCCTGCCCGATACCCGGGGCCGGGTGATCATCGGCGCGGGGCAAGGGCCCGGGACGAGCAATTACTGGCTCGGCGAGAAGGGAGGAACTGAGAACGTCACGCTCACGGTGAGCCAGATGCCCACCCACACGCACAGCGCCGCCACCAGCATCGCCATCAAGGCGCGTGGGGTGAGCGCTGCGGGCAATGCCGACGGACCTGGCGGCAATGCCTGGGCGGCCAAAGCCAGGGTCGGTCAATACAGTACGTCAGCGCCGGACGTCGACATGACGGCAGGGGCCATCCAGGTCAGCAGCGTCAGCACCACGGTCGGCAGCGCCGGTGGAAATCTGCCTTTCTCCATCGTCCAGCCCTATCTCGTGCTCAACCCGATCATCGCCCTGTACGGCATCTACCCGTCCCGCAACTGA
- a CDS encoding tetratricopeptide repeat protein, producing the protein MTVHAKRRLAILGSILLGLLSGAANAVPDLAGELRDAQAALAVGDYAKAYQAYLTHGDDNPLAQFSLGLFFQFGWGRPGDPVEACRWQEKAAQGGIPAAQQLLADCLRRGVHRPVDLAGAAHWYEQAALSGILTASCSLAELYMAGEGVPKDPQRALELCRQPAERGLPAAQLRLAGFYLDGDVAVRDPVLALRWIQAAAQANNAEAQFRLGLMLRDGVGQPADPRSARYWLETSASQGWLPAYLPTAELYLNAPADPGSGLLPAADLAKAYLWSAAAARRLAPGPAAEQAKALLAKVGVLMPDTWRPDLDRQIDRHLAQTGVTPAAAAPAP; encoded by the coding sequence GTGACTGTTCATGCGAAGCGCCGACTTGCGATCCTGGGCTCGATCCTGTTGGGGCTACTCTCGGGAGCGGCGAATGCAGTACCCGACTTGGCCGGAGAACTGAGAGACGCCCAGGCGGCCTTGGCCGTGGGCGACTATGCCAAGGCCTATCAGGCCTACCTGACACACGGCGATGACAACCCCCTGGCCCAATTCAGCCTGGGCCTGTTTTTCCAGTTCGGCTGGGGGCGGCCGGGGGACCCGGTCGAGGCCTGCCGCTGGCAGGAAAAGGCCGCCCAAGGCGGTATCCCTGCCGCCCAGCAGTTACTCGCCGATTGCCTGCGCCGAGGCGTGCACCGGCCAGTGGACCTGGCGGGGGCGGCACATTGGTATGAACAGGCGGCTTTGTCGGGAATCCTTACCGCCTCCTGCTCCCTGGCCGAACTTTACATGGCCGGCGAGGGGGTGCCCAAGGACCCGCAGAGGGCGCTTGAGTTGTGTCGGCAGCCAGCGGAAAGGGGCTTGCCCGCCGCCCAATTGCGGCTGGCGGGGTTTTACCTGGACGGCGATGTTGCAGTGCGTGATCCCGTATTGGCCCTGCGTTGGATACAGGCGGCAGCGCAGGCCAATAACGCCGAGGCCCAGTTCCGCCTCGGTTTGATGCTGCGTGATGGCGTCGGCCAGCCGGCGGACCCCCGTTCCGCCCGCTATTGGCTGGAGACGTCCGCCAGCCAGGGTTGGCTTCCCGCCTACTTACCCACGGCGGAACTCTATCTGAACGCCCCCGCCGACCCAGGGTCCGGTCTGCTGCCGGCGGCGGACCTGGCCAAGGCCTATCTGTGGTCGGCCGCTGCCGCTCGCAGGTTGGCCCCCGGCCCGGCGGCGGAGCAGGCCAAGGCACTGCTGGCAAAGGTGGGGGTCCTCATGCCGGACACCTGGCGGCCGGACCTGGATCGACAAATCGATCGGCATCTCGCCCAGACCGGCGTGACGCCTGCCGCGGCGGCACCTGCCCCGTGA
- the amrS gene encoding AmmeMemoRadiSam system radical SAM enzyme, with product MTNHPTQFWHPLPDGRVQCDVCPRACRLREGQQGFCFVRACRDGALVLEGYGRSSGFCVDPIEKKPLNHFLPGTPVLSFGTAGCNLACRFCQNWDMSKSRDQDTLAAAADPQAIARRAAQLGCRCVAYTYNDPVTFLEYAVDTALACRELGIRNVAVTAGYVSPGAREAFFAPMDAANVDLKGFTEEFYRQVCGGHLAPVLEMLRYLRHETTVWFELTTLLIPGYNDSEAEIDAMTAWVVGNLGVDVPMHFTAFHPDWKLRDAPPTPPATLQRAREIARRNGVRHAYTGNCHDAAGGSTWCHGCGALLIERDWYQLGHWGLDATGHCAACGTPCAGVFEARPGTWGARRLPVGFGQAQPAPD from the coding sequence ATGACGAACCACCCCACCCAGTTCTGGCACCCGCTCCCGGACGGCCGGGTGCAATGCGATGTCTGCCCGCGCGCCTGCCGATTGCGCGAGGGCCAACAGGGCTTCTGCTTTGTCCGCGCCTGCCGCGACGGGGCCCTGGTCCTGGAGGGCTATGGCCGCTCCAGCGGCTTCTGCGTCGACCCGATCGAGAAGAAGCCCCTCAACCACTTCCTGCCCGGCACCCCGGTCCTGTCCTTCGGCACCGCCGGCTGCAACCTCGCCTGCCGCTTCTGCCAGAACTGGGACATGAGCAAGTCCCGCGACCAGGACACCCTGGCCGCCGCGGCCGATCCGCAGGCCATCGCCCGGCGCGCCGCGCAACTGGGCTGCCGCTGCGTCGCCTACACCTACAACGACCCGGTGACCTTCCTCGAGTACGCGGTGGACACGGCGCTGGCCTGCCGGGAACTGGGCATCCGCAACGTGGCCGTGACCGCGGGCTATGTGAGCCCGGGGGCGCGCGAGGCCTTCTTCGCGCCGATGGACGCGGCCAATGTGGATCTCAAGGGTTTCACGGAAGAGTTCTACCGCCAGGTCTGCGGCGGCCACCTGGCACCGGTCCTGGAGATGCTGCGCTACCTGCGCCACGAGACCACGGTCTGGTTCGAGCTCACCACCCTGCTGATCCCCGGCTACAACGACAGTGAGGCCGAGATCGACGCCATGACGGCCTGGGTGGTGGGCAACCTGGGGGTCGATGTCCCCATGCACTTCACCGCCTTCCACCCGGACTGGAAGCTGCGCGACGCCCCGCCCACCCCGCCCGCGACCTTGCAGCGGGCGCGTGAGATCGCGCGGCGCAACGGCGTGCGCCACGCCTACACCGGCAACTGCCATGACGCGGCGGGCGGCAGCACCTGGTGCCACGGGTGCGGGGCCCTGTTGATCGAGCGGGACTGGTACCAACTCGGCCACTGGGGGCTCGACGCGACCGGACACTGCGCCGCCTGCGGCACCCCCTGCGCCGGGGTCTTCGAGGCGCGCCCCGGCACCTGGGGCGCCCGGCGCCTGCCGGTGGGGTTCGGGCAGGCCCAACCGGCGCCCGACTGA
- the amrB gene encoding AmmeMemoRadiSam system protein B: protein MSIDRQPAVAGAFYPANPVVLGRRVDDLLAGVADSGALPHPKALIAPHAGYQYSGPIAASAYARLAPIAARIRRVVLLGPAHRLPFRGIAFTGADRLLTPLGAVDLDREALAGLADLPQVQRLDAAFDGEHCLEVQLPFLQRVLGDFRVVPLIVGAVEPEAVAEVIDRLWGGDETLIVISSDLSHYHDYATATRLDRETTRVIEQLEPAALDHQAACGATPLAGLLVAARRRAMQVRTLDLRNSGDTAGPRDQVVGYGAYAVF, encoded by the coding sequence ATGTCGATCGATCGTCAACCGGCCGTTGCCGGGGCCTTCTATCCGGCCAATCCAGTCGTCCTGGGGCGCCGCGTCGATGACCTTTTGGCCGGCGTCGCGGACAGCGGCGCCCTGCCGCACCCCAAGGCCCTGATCGCGCCCCACGCGGGCTATCAATACTCGGGGCCCATCGCGGCCAGCGCCTATGCCCGGCTCGCCCCCATCGCCGCGCGCATCCGTCGGGTGGTGCTGCTGGGCCCGGCCCACCGGCTGCCCTTTCGCGGCATCGCCTTTACGGGCGCGGACCGCCTGCTGACCCCGCTCGGCGCGGTGGACCTGGACCGGGAGGCCCTGGCGGGGCTTGCCGACCTGCCCCAGGTCCAGCGCCTGGACGCCGCCTTCGACGGCGAGCACTGCCTGGAGGTCCAGTTGCCCTTCCTCCAGCGGGTGCTTGGCGACTTCCGCGTGGTGCCCCTGATCGTCGGGGCCGTTGAGCCCGAGGCGGTGGCGGAGGTGATCGACCGGCTCTGGGGCGGGGACGAGACCCTGATCGTCATCAGCTCCGATCTCAGTCACTATCACGATTATGCCACCGCGACCCGGCTCGACCGGGAGACCACCCGGGTGATCGAGCAGCTGGAGCCCGCGGCCCTCGACCACCAGGCGGCCTGCGGGGCCACGCCGCTCGCCGGGCTGCTGGTGGCCGCGCGCCGCCGCGCAATGCAGGTGCGCACTCTGGACCTGCGTAACTCTGGTGATACCGCCGGTCCCCGCGACCAGGTGGTGGGGTATGGTGCCTATGCCGTTTTCTGA
- the amrA gene encoding AmmeMemoRadiSam system protein A produces the protein MPFSEPAMLDPEARRLLLDVAWESLRHGLARGTPLTPDPAGFPEPLRAHRAAFVTLNHFQSLRGCIGHLEPCAPLVQDVAENAFAAAFRDPRFPRLEPWELDALTLDISVLSIPEPMRFRDEQDLLRQLRPGVDGLILADGAARGTFLPSVWESLPRPREFLNHLKGKAGLPGDYWSPTLRVSRYHTESFGG, from the coding sequence ATGCCGTTTTCTGAACCCGCGATGCTGGACCCCGAGGCGCGACGGCTGCTGCTGGATGTCGCCTGGGAGTCGCTCCGCCACGGCTTGGCCCGGGGCACGCCCCTGACCCCGGACCCGGCAGGGTTTCCGGAGCCCCTGCGGGCCCACCGGGCGGCCTTTGTCACCCTGAACCATTTCCAGTCGCTGCGCGGCTGTATCGGCCACCTGGAGCCCTGTGCGCCGCTGGTCCAGGACGTGGCGGAGAATGCCTTCGCCGCGGCCTTCCGCGATCCGCGGTTTCCGCGGCTGGAGCCCTGGGAACTGGACGCCCTGACCCTGGACATCTCGGTCCTGTCCATCCCCGAGCCCATGCGCTTTCGCGACGAGCAGGACCTGCTGCGGCAACTGCGCCCCGGGGTCGACGGCCTGATCCTCGCCGACGGTGCAGCGCGCGGGACCTTTCTGCCGTCGGTCTGGGAGTCGCTGCCAAGGCCCAGGGAGTTCCTCAACCATCTCAAGGGCAAGGCCGGACTCCCGGGCGACTATTGGAGCCCGACCCTGCGGGTCTCGCGCTATCACACCGAATCCTTCGGCGGTTAA
- a CDS encoding HlyC/CorC family transporter — translation MNDIPLTGLLVALVALLLCSAFFSGTETALFTLNRYRLRHQADQGHRGARLARVLLERPDRLIGLILLGNNFVNILASSISTIIALRLGGEAAIGIAAGVLTFLVLIFGEVTPKTLATLNPERLAYPAAYVYTPLLKVLYPVVWLVNLFANGLLWLIGVRSGPGPGSALSREELRTVVSESSALIPEQSRSMLLAILDLERATVEDIMIPRNEVEGIDIQDDADEIIAAIRNAGYTRLPLFDGGIDNVIGVFHSRNALHAMLDQGLGKEHLRAIAQAPYFVPEGTPLYQQLLNFQREKQRIALVVDEYGDFMGLITLVDLLEEIVGEFTTDPSDSIAEIHRGEDGSLLVDCGIGVRDLNRALRWDLPTDGPKTLNGLVLEYLETIPEPGTSLMLHGHPMEIIQTTENTVKTVKLPPRQGRKARRPERRG, via the coding sequence GTGAATGACATCCCGCTGACCGGACTCCTGGTCGCCCTCGTGGCCCTGCTCCTGTGCTCCGCCTTCTTCTCGGGGACCGAGACGGCGCTCTTCACCCTGAACCGCTACCGCCTGCGCCACCAGGCCGATCAGGGTCATCGGGGTGCCCGCCTGGCCCGGGTCCTGCTGGAGCGCCCGGACCGCCTGATCGGCCTGATCCTGCTCGGCAACAACTTCGTCAACATCCTGGCCTCATCGATCAGCACCATCATTGCCCTGCGCCTCGGCGGGGAGGCGGCCATCGGGATCGCGGCCGGGGTTCTGACCTTCCTGGTCCTGATCTTTGGTGAGGTCACACCCAAGACGCTCGCCACCCTCAACCCGGAGCGCCTGGCCTACCCGGCCGCCTATGTCTATACACCGCTGCTGAAGGTCCTCTATCCCGTAGTGTGGTTGGTCAACTTGTTCGCTAACGGGCTGTTGTGGCTGATTGGGGTGCGCTCCGGACCTGGGCCGGGCTCGGCCCTCAGCCGGGAGGAACTGCGCACCGTGGTGAGTGAGTCCAGCGCCCTGATCCCGGAGCAAAGCCGCTCCATGCTGCTCGCCATCCTGGATCTTGAGCGGGCGACGGTGGAGGACATCATGATCCCCCGCAACGAGGTGGAGGGCATCGATATCCAGGACGACGCCGACGAGATCATCGCGGCCATCCGCAACGCCGGCTATACCCGTCTGCCGCTGTTCGACGGCGGCATCGACAACGTGATCGGCGTCTTCCACTCCCGTAACGCCCTGCACGCCATGCTCGACCAGGGGCTCGGCAAGGAGCACCTGCGGGCCATCGCCCAGGCGCCCTATTTCGTCCCCGAGGGTACCCCACTCTACCAGCAACTGCTCAATTTCCAGCGCGAGAAGCAGCGCATCGCCCTGGTGGTCGACGAATACGGCGACTTCATGGGCCTGATTACCCTGGTGGACCTGTTGGAGGAGATCGTCGGAGAGTTCACCACGGACCCCTCCGACAGCATCGCCGAGATCCACCGCGGCGAGGACGGGAGCCTGCTCGTGGATTGCGGCATCGGGGTGCGCGACCTCAACCGGGCGCTGCGCTGGGACCTGCCGACGGATGGACCCAAGACCCTCAACGGCCTGGTGTTGGAGTATCTGGAGACCATCCCCGAGCCTGGTACCAGCCTGATGCTGCACGGCCATCCGATGGAGATCATCCAGACCACCGAGAATACGGTGAAGACCGTCAAGCTGCCGCCGCGCCAGGGCCGCAAGGCCCGCCGGCCGGAGCGGCGTGGATAG
- a CDS encoding phosphatase PAP2 family protein: MTEGLIATWRRELGSDLRRALAIGAARTPLDPPGGGAWLAAWALACLTTGLTLWLAGGYHAGFAGLNAAADSYPGWVLQWLTAVGGDAAPFALGLFLARRYPRVLLALMLAAILASAYSRGLKPLFDAARPSAVMPLADFNLIGPALRRASFPSGHSVAAGALCGVLVYYARWSETRVLWVLLATLVGLSRVAVGVHWPVDVAFGLAGGVLAAWIGARLAARWGALASKPGVHLTLVAICALSAISLLPGGGDYPLARPLLQALGGAALAYALAGYVVMPLVRRRRAVPVGSAARAESDP, translated from the coding sequence GTGACTGAGGGTCTGATCGCGACTTGGCGCCGCGAGCTAGGGTCTGATCTGCGGCGGGCGCTGGCCATCGGGGCGGCACGCACCCCCCTCGACCCACCCGGCGGGGGGGCCTGGCTCGCCGCCTGGGCACTGGCCTGTCTGACCACCGGCCTGACGCTATGGCTTGCGGGCGGCTATCACGCCGGGTTCGCGGGGCTGAACGCCGCCGCCGACAGCTACCCGGGCTGGGTCCTGCAATGGCTCACCGCCGTCGGCGGGGATGCGGCGCCCTTTGCGCTCGGGCTGTTCCTCGCCCGCCGCTACCCGCGGGTCCTGTTGGCCCTGATGCTGGCCGCGATCCTGGCCAGCGCCTACAGCCGCGGCCTGAAGCCACTGTTCGACGCGGCCCGCCCGTCGGCCGTCATGCCGCTTGCGGATTTCAACCTGATCGGCCCGGCCTTGCGGCGGGCGAGTTTCCCCTCGGGCCACAGCGTGGCGGCCGGGGCCTTGTGCGGCGTGCTCGTCTATTACGCCCGCTGGAGCGAGACCCGGGTGCTGTGGGTCCTGTTGGCCACCTTGGTAGGCCTGAGCCGGGTGGCAGTGGGGGTACACTGGCCGGTGGACGTGGCCTTCGGGCTCGCGGGCGGGGTGCTGGCGGCCTGGATCGGCGCCCGCCTGGCAGCGCGCTGGGGTGCGCTGGCCAGCAAGCCAGGGGTCCATCTGACCCTGGTCGCCATCTGTGCGCTCAGCGCCATCTCGCTGCTCCCGGGCGGGGGCGATTACCCCCTGGCGCGGCCCCTGCTCCAAGCCCTGGGCGGCGCCGCGCTCGCCTATGCCCTCGCGGGCTACGTCGTCATGCCGCTGGTGCGTCGCCGCCGCGCGGTCCCCGTCGGGTCCGCTGCGCGGGCCGAATCCGACCCCTGA
- a CDS encoding ArnT family glycosyltransferase, whose translation MKPLQDYLNAAFASPWMLAAIVVFAFFWQIWSLPLMDLDEGAFTEATREMVASGNYITPHRDGEPRYDKPILTYWVQAAATQVLGFNELALRLPSAVAASLWVLALWLFVRERLDALTANVAGMVMALSLQVSLIAKAATADSLLNLFIALAFFEVYRFYLRPDAGRRAAPVLRLWLWMGLGFLTKGPVAAFFPLVASLLFFWSEGALRHWLRAVLSPLGWLIFLLVAGPWYLAIYLDDGPGFFASFFLKHNAARYGEAIHGHGGFFGYYFVMLPLILLPFTGWFLSLLPAWRAAWADPLDRFLWIWFLIVFVFFSFSGTKLPHYLLYGCTPLFILMARHRDLLTGRWLAFIPPLLLVGALLAMTRALETMRELSSKAHEVAIYNDALALLDPTYFYALWAGGAALLGLFLWSRPPLWQRLILAGVVQGLLVFGVLAPRALAVLQAPVKEAALTARRLDLPTVVFNTSMPSFSVYRGAITPNRPPRPGELVFLRVDKLDQLARAVPDLRLDLVYRRGPVALMVVREQVRPTGGTQPGGRRGD comes from the coding sequence ATGAAGCCCCTCCAAGACTATCTCAACGCCGCCTTCGCCTCCCCCTGGATGCTGGCGGCGATCGTCGTCTTCGCCTTCTTCTGGCAAATCTGGTCCCTGCCGCTCATGGACCTCGACGAGGGGGCCTTCACGGAGGCGACCCGGGAGATGGTCGCCAGCGGCAACTACATCACCCCGCACCGGGACGGCGAGCCGCGCTACGACAAGCCGATACTCACCTATTGGGTCCAAGCGGCAGCGACCCAGGTGCTCGGATTCAACGAATTGGCGCTGCGGCTGCCATCGGCCGTGGCGGCCTCACTGTGGGTGCTGGCGCTCTGGCTCTTCGTGCGCGAGCGGCTCGACGCGCTCACCGCCAATGTGGCCGGGATGGTCATGGCCCTGTCGCTCCAGGTGTCACTGATCGCCAAGGCGGCGACCGCGGATTCGCTGCTGAACCTCTTTATCGCGCTCGCGTTCTTCGAGGTCTACCGCTTTTATCTGCGGCCGGACGCGGGGCGCCGCGCCGCCCCGGTGTTGCGCCTGTGGCTGTGGATGGGGCTGGGCTTTCTCACCAAGGGGCCGGTGGCGGCCTTCTTTCCGCTGGTGGCGAGTCTGCTCTTCTTTTGGTCCGAGGGGGCACTGCGGCACTGGCTGCGCGCGGTCCTGTCGCCGCTCGGCTGGCTGATCTTTCTCCTGGTGGCCGGACCCTGGTATCTCGCGATCTATCTGGACGACGGCCCCGGGTTCTTCGCGAGCTTTTTCCTGAAGCACAACGCCGCGCGCTATGGCGAGGCAATCCATGGGCACGGCGGCTTCTTCGGCTATTACTTCGTGATGCTGCCCCTGATCCTCCTGCCCTTCACCGGTTGGTTCCTGAGCCTGCTGCCGGCCTGGCGCGCCGCCTGGGCCGACCCCCTGGACCGCTTCCTGTGGATCTGGTTCCTCATCGTCTTTGTCTTCTTCTCATTCTCGGGCACCAAGCTGCCGCACTACCTGCTCTATGGCTGCACCCCGCTCTTCATCCTGATGGCGCGCCATCGCGACCTGCTCACCGGGCGCTGGCTGGCCTTCATCCCGCCCCTGCTGCTGGTCGGCGCCTTGCTGGCGATGACCCGGGCGCTCGAGACGATGCGGGAACTGAGCAGCAAGGCGCACGAGGTGGCGATCTACAACGACGCCCTGGCCCTCTTGGACCCGACCTATTTCTATGCCTTGTGGGCCGGGGGCGCGGCCCTGCTCGGGCTCTTTCTGTGGTCGCGGCCGCCGCTGTGGCAGCGCCTGATCCTGGCCGGCGTGGTCCAGGGCCTGCTGGTCTTCGGAGTCCTGGCGCCGCGGGCACTGGCGGTCTTGCAGGCGCCGGTCAAGGAGGCGGCCCTGACCGCGCGGCGGCTCGACCTGCCCACGGTGGTCTTCAATACCTCCATGCCGAGCTTCAGCGTCTACCGCGGTGCCATTACGCCCAACCGCCCGCCGCGGCCCGGGGAGCTGGTCTTTCTGCGCGTGGACAAGCTGGACCAGCTCGCCCGCGCGGTCCCGGACCTGCGGCTCGATCTGGTCTATCGCCGCGGTCCGGTCGCCCTGATGGTGGTACGCGAACAGGTCCGCCCGACCGGCGGGACCCAACCGGGCGGCCGTCGCGGTGACTGA